The following proteins come from a genomic window of Pseudomonas putida:
- a CDS encoding CusA/CzcA family heavy metal efflux RND transporter: MIANLIRWSVGNRVLVLLATLFAVAWGVFSLRSLPIDALPDLSDVQVIIRTSYPGQAPQIVENQVTYPLTTTMLSVPGAKTVRGFSAFGDSFVYVLFEDGTDLYWARSRVLEYLSQVQSRLPASAKPVLGPDATGVGWIYQYALVDRSGTHDLAQLRSLQDWFLRFELKTLPDVAEVATIGGMVKQYQVVLDPLRMASLGITQVEVSDAIAKANQETGGGVLEQGEAEFMVRASGYLKSLDDFRAIPLRLAAKGIPVTLGDVATVQLGPEARRGIGELDGQGEAVGGVVILRSGKNAKDAIAHVKSKLESLEKSLPAGVELVTTYDRSQLIDRAVENLSQKLIEEFIVVALVCAAFLWHLRSSLVAIVSLPVGVLIALIVMRHQGINANIMSLGGIAIAIGAMVDAAVVMIENAHKRVEAWHTWHPGKSLRGEDHWKVMTEAAVEVGPALFFSLMIITLSFIPVFTLQAQEGRLFAPLAFTKTYAMAAAAGLSVTLVPVLMGYWIRGRLPAEERNPLNRTLIRLYRPALEIVLRRPKLTLAGALLILLSSVWPLSQLGGEFLPPLDEGDLLYMPTALPGLSAQKASELLQRTDRLIRTVPEVASVFGKAGRAESATDPAPLEMFETTVRLKPKDQWRAGMTTEKLIEELDRTVQVPGLTNIWIPPIRNRIDMLATGIKSPIGVKVAGSNLNEIDRVTLAIEKVAKTVPGVTSALAERLTGGRYIDLDIDRQFAARYGLNIADVQAIVAGAVGGENIGETVEGLARYPISVRYPREWRDSVDALRQLPIYTSQGGRITLGTVARVRIADGPPMLKSENARPSGWVYIDVRRRDLSSVVADLRRLVDQQVKLDPGISLSYSGQFEYLERANARLAWVVPATLAIIFVLLYLTFGRLGEALLIMATLPFALTGGVWLLYMMGYNLSVATGVGFIALAGVAAEFGVIMLIYLNNAWTERNGNGTQGQPALLDAIREGAVQRIRPKAMTVAVIVAGLMPILWSSGTGSEVMSRIAVPMVGGMLTAPLLSLFVIPAAYWLVRRRGLAVHDNPQTGVTR; this comes from the coding sequence ATGATCGCGAACCTGATTCGTTGGTCGGTTGGCAACCGCGTCCTGGTCCTGCTGGCAACACTGTTTGCCGTAGCTTGGGGCGTTTTCTCTCTGCGCAGTTTGCCGATCGACGCGTTGCCTGACCTGTCAGATGTGCAGGTGATTATCCGCACCTCCTACCCAGGGCAGGCACCGCAGATCGTGGAAAATCAGGTGACATATCCCCTGACCACCACAATGCTTTCCGTACCCGGAGCCAAGACAGTGCGGGGCTTTTCAGCATTTGGAGACAGCTTCGTATATGTGTTGTTTGAGGACGGCACAGATCTCTATTGGGCGCGGTCCAGGGTGCTCGAATACCTAAGCCAGGTTCAGTCTCGATTACCGGCGTCCGCTAAGCCAGTGCTCGGACCCGATGCCACTGGTGTAGGCTGGATCTACCAGTATGCGCTGGTGGACCGCAGTGGTACCCATGACCTGGCACAGCTGCGCAGCCTTCAGGACTGGTTCCTGCGCTTCGAGTTGAAAACTCTTCCGGACGTTGCCGAAGTGGCGACGATAGGCGGGATGGTCAAGCAGTACCAGGTAGTGCTCGATCCGCTGCGCATGGCCAGCTTGGGAATCACTCAAGTTGAGGTTTCGGACGCCATCGCCAAGGCCAATCAGGAAACCGGTGGCGGCGTGCTCGAACAAGGCGAAGCTGAGTTCATGGTAAGGGCTTCCGGCTATCTGAAGTCACTCGATGATTTCCGAGCCATTCCCCTGCGCCTGGCTGCGAAGGGTATACCCGTAACACTGGGCGATGTAGCCACTGTACAGCTGGGCCCTGAGGCACGTCGCGGCATCGGCGAGCTTGATGGACAGGGCGAAGCGGTGGGCGGCGTAGTAATTCTGCGCAGTGGCAAGAATGCGAAAGATGCCATCGCTCACGTCAAATCCAAGCTTGAATCGCTGGAAAAAAGCCTGCCTGCCGGGGTCGAGCTGGTCACTACCTACGACCGTAGCCAGTTGATCGATCGTGCTGTGGAAAATCTGAGCCAGAAGCTGATTGAAGAGTTCATCGTGGTCGCACTGGTGTGCGCTGCATTTCTTTGGCATCTGCGCTCATCGTTGGTCGCCATCGTCTCGCTTCCGGTTGGTGTCCTCATTGCCCTGATCGTCATGCGCCACCAGGGCATCAACGCCAACATCATGTCGCTTGGGGGCATAGCCATTGCAATCGGTGCGATGGTGGACGCCGCTGTGGTGATGATTGAGAACGCGCACAAACGGGTTGAGGCTTGGCATACGTGGCACCCTGGAAAGTCGTTGCGTGGCGAAGATCATTGGAAAGTGATGACTGAGGCAGCAGTCGAGGTCGGGCCTGCGCTGTTCTTCAGCCTCATGATCATTACGCTGTCCTTCATACCGGTATTCACCTTGCAGGCTCAGGAGGGAAGGCTGTTTGCGCCCCTCGCATTCACCAAGACTTATGCAATGGCAGCAGCAGCGGGCCTTTCGGTTACCCTGGTACCCGTGCTGATGGGGTACTGGATTCGGGGTCGTTTACCGGCAGAAGAGCGCAACCCACTCAATCGAACCCTGATACGGCTCTATCGCCCAGCATTGGAGATCGTTCTACGCCGGCCAAAGCTCACGTTGGCGGGTGCACTGTTGATTTTGCTCAGCAGTGTCTGGCCCCTGAGCCAGCTCGGCGGCGAATTCTTGCCGCCACTGGATGAAGGCGATTTGCTGTACATGCCGACTGCCCTGCCAGGTCTTTCGGCGCAGAAAGCCTCTGAGCTTTTGCAACGTACGGACCGGCTGATCCGAACGGTACCGGAGGTCGCCAGTGTCTTCGGTAAAGCGGGCCGGGCTGAATCAGCGACCGACCCGGCCCCGCTGGAGATGTTCGAGACGACTGTCCGACTTAAACCGAAGGATCAGTGGCGAGCAGGGATGACCACTGAGAAGCTGATCGAAGAGCTGGACCGTACCGTGCAGGTACCTGGGCTAACCAATATCTGGATCCCACCGATTCGAAACCGTATCGACATGCTCGCAACCGGTATCAAAAGCCCGATCGGCGTAAAGGTTGCCGGCAGCAATTTGAATGAGATCGACCGGGTGACTCTGGCTATCGAGAAGGTGGCCAAAACGGTTCCAGGGGTGACTTCCGCCCTCGCCGAGCGATTAACCGGTGGACGCTACATCGATCTGGATATCGACCGCCAATTCGCAGCGCGTTACGGCCTGAACATTGCTGATGTCCAAGCGATTGTTGCCGGCGCCGTTGGGGGCGAAAACATCGGCGAAACCGTAGAAGGCCTGGCGCGATATCCCATCAGTGTTCGGTACCCACGGGAGTGGCGTGACTCTGTTGATGCCCTGCGGCAGCTACCGATTTACACCAGCCAAGGGGGGCGAATCACACTGGGAACCGTGGCACGGGTGCGTATTGCGGACGGTCCACCCATGCTCAAGAGTGAAAACGCGCGCCCCTCGGGCTGGGTGTATATCGACGTGCGGAGACGGGACCTGTCCTCCGTCGTTGCCGACCTGCGCCGGCTAGTCGATCAGCAGGTGAAGCTCGATCCTGGCATAAGCTTGAGCTATTCCGGGCAGTTCGAATACCTGGAGCGCGCCAATGCGCGCTTAGCATGGGTAGTACCGGCGACGCTGGCCATTATTTTCGTCCTTCTCTACCTCACGTTTGGCCGCCTCGGTGAAGCGCTGCTGATCATGGCTACCTTGCCATTTGCGCTAACCGGCGGCGTATGGCTGCTGTACATGATGGGCTACAACCTGTCGGTGGCCACGGGTGTCGGTTTTATCGCCTTGGCTGGGGTCGCAGCAGAGTTTGGAGTCATCATGCTGATCTACCTCAACAATGCCTGGACTGAACGAAACGGCAACGGTACGCAGGGGCAACCTGCGCTTCTGGATGCTATCCGCGAAGGGGCCGTGCAGCGCATCCGCCCCAAAGCCATGACCGTAGCAGTGATCGTCGCAGGCTTGATGCCAATCCTCTGGAGTAGCGGTACCGGCAGCGAAGTCATGAGCCGGATCGCTGTACCCATGGTCGGCGGCATGCTCACCGCGCCTTTGCTCTCACTATTTGTAATCCCTGCGGCTTACTGGCTCGTCAGGCGCCGCGGACTCGCTGTACACGATAACCCCCAAACAGGAGTAACCCGATGA
- a CDS encoding heat-shock protein HtpX produces the protein MKKLLISAGLVFAVAAAVQAQDMYGTDMKNMPMEGNETQGSQAAPTASAEGTIKALEPGKVTLAHGPVSALKWPAMTMGFSATEQQLKGLKVGDKVSFDFRMNGGTATIVGIRKQ, from the coding sequence ATGAAGAAGCTACTGATCAGCGCTGGCCTGGTGTTCGCCGTTGCGGCGGCGGTGCAGGCCCAAGACATGTATGGCACGGATATGAAGAATATGCCCATGGAAGGCAACGAGACCCAAGGCAGCCAGGCGGCTCCGACTGCATCGGCTGAGGGAACCATCAAAGCTTTGGAACCAGGTAAAGTTACCTTGGCGCATGGACCAGTATCAGCCCTGAAATGGCCGGCAATGACCATGGGCTTCAGCGCTACCGAGCAGCAACTCAAGGGACTCAAGGTAGGCGACAAGGTCAGCTTCGATTTCCGAATGAATGGGGGCACAGCGACGATCGTAGGCATTCGCAAGCAGTGA
- a CDS encoding isoprenylcysteine carboxylmethyltransferase family protein: protein MNHGESAYGLWSLVFINSAIFIMFAFSFFKPATARDWRSFGAFSAFIVALFVEMYGFPLTIYLLSGWLQARFPNLDLLSHESGHLWSTLLGDQGNPHFSVLHIASYLFLGFGFYLLSAAWNVLYHAQRRRSLATVGPYGWIRHPQYVAFVLILLGFLLQWPTLLTLAMFPVLLVMYGRLAVSEEREMHKQFGAAYEAYTRVTPRFVPHLRERLGGGHRG from the coding sequence ATGAATCATGGTGAAAGCGCGTATGGCCTCTGGTCGCTGGTTTTCATCAACTCCGCGATCTTCATCATGTTTGCCTTCAGTTTCTTCAAGCCGGCAACGGCGAGAGACTGGAGGAGCTTCGGTGCATTCTCGGCCTTCATCGTTGCCCTGTTTGTGGAAATGTATGGCTTCCCCCTGACGATCTATCTGTTGTCAGGCTGGTTGCAGGCCAGGTTCCCCAACCTCGATCTGCTTTCCCACGAATCCGGCCATCTGTGGTCGACGTTGCTCGGTGACCAGGGCAACCCACACTTCAGTGTTTTGCACATTGCCAGTTACCTATTCCTGGGTTTCGGCTTCTATTTGCTTTCTGCCGCCTGGAACGTGCTATATCACGCGCAACGCCGCCGTTCACTTGCAACGGTCGGGCCCTATGGCTGGATCAGACATCCGCAGTACGTGGCATTTGTGCTGATTCTTCTGGGCTTTCTCCTTCAGTGGCCGACGCTGCTGACGCTGGCAATGTTCCCGGTGTTGCTGGTGATGTACGGGCGTTTGGCGGTTTCCGAAGAGCGGGAAATGCACAAGCAGTTTGGCGCTGCCTACGAAGCTTATACCCGCGTTACGCCTAGGTTCGTTCCGCACCTGCGCGAAAGGTTGGGTGGGGGTCATAGAGGCTGA
- a CDS encoding DUF2933 domain-containing protein, with protein MNPHFDENGSPHSFWRSRYAIGLVVIGGIAVYFLLTEHLAHVVGALPYLLLLACPLMHVFMHRGHGGHHHQGQSKPAPSDKADIHKPGDPS; from the coding sequence ATGAACCCTCACTTCGATGAAAACGGCTCACCACACAGTTTCTGGCGTTCACGCTATGCAATCGGCCTGGTGGTAATCGGTGGGATCGCCGTCTACTTCCTGCTCACCGAGCACCTTGCCCATGTCGTTGGAGCCCTGCCTTATCTGTTGTTGCTCGCCTGTCCGCTGATGCATGTCTTCATGCATCGAGGACATGGGGGACACCATCACCAGGGCCAGAGCAAACCGGCCCCCTCCGATAAGGCTGATATCCATAAGCCGGGAGATCCATCATGA
- a CDS encoding beta-propeller fold lactonase family protein, producing MMTAKRFSSMALGISLLIPLGLVMANPTGNVYTANERSASISQVNLATGDVSTVALPIAPHNLQVSPDGSLLLVVGVAGHAGHSSGEKPGGQLLVFSTSALDRPPFSFPAGDHPAHVVTDVTGLRAFVTDSAANQVRVFDLEQRIELPGIPTGRYPHGLRLSPDGRTLYIANMKSDSVSLIDVVTLKETAQIPVGKGPVQVGFAPDGRLAFVSLSATNQLGIIDTARRKVISKVDVGRTPIQMMATVDGRQVYVANQGSGQNPDDRVSIVDLQTRSSLGTVTTGKGAHGVAISSDGAYVFVSNIEAGTVSVIDTSSRKVVATHKVGAGPNGISFEPPSAQ from the coding sequence ATGATGACTGCCAAGCGGTTTAGTTCTATGGCCTTGGGGATATCCCTGCTCATCCCTCTGGGGCTGGTCATGGCAAACCCTACGGGTAACGTCTACACGGCCAATGAACGGTCCGCTTCCATTAGCCAGGTAAATCTTGCGACAGGTGATGTGAGCACGGTCGCCTTGCCGATCGCACCCCACAACCTACAGGTTTCGCCCGACGGCAGCTTGCTTCTGGTTGTTGGAGTGGCTGGACATGCGGGGCATTCGAGCGGTGAAAAGCCCGGTGGGCAGTTGCTGGTGTTCAGTACCAGCGCGCTGGACAGGCCACCGTTCAGCTTCCCGGCAGGCGATCACCCGGCTCATGTGGTCACCGACGTCACCGGGCTGCGAGCTTTTGTGACCGATTCCGCTGCCAACCAGGTGCGAGTATTTGACCTTGAGCAGCGAATCGAGTTGCCCGGTATTCCAACTGGGCGTTATCCCCATGGGCTGCGCTTGAGCCCTGATGGCCGGACACTCTATATCGCGAACATGAAGAGCGACAGCGTATCGCTTATCGATGTCGTCACACTCAAAGAAACCGCGCAGATTCCCGTGGGCAAAGGCCCTGTCCAGGTCGGCTTTGCCCCTGACGGTCGCCTGGCATTCGTCTCGCTCAGTGCGACAAATCAGCTTGGCATCATCGACACGGCCAGACGCAAGGTGATCAGCAAGGTTGATGTCGGCCGCACGCCAATCCAGATGATGGCCACCGTTGACGGTCGCCAGGTCTATGTCGCGAATCAGGGCAGTGGCCAGAATCCGGACGACCGAGTCTCCATCGTAGATCTCCAGACGCGTAGCAGCCTGGGCACCGTGACCACCGGCAAGGGTGCCCATGGTGTGGCCATCAGCAGCGACGGCGCTTATGTGTTTGTCAGCAATATTGAAGCGGGCACCGTATCTGTCATCGATACGAGCAGCCGAAAGGTCGTTGCTACCCATAAGGTTGGCGCCGGGCCAAACGGGATCAGCTTCGAGCCGCCGAGTGCCCAATAA
- a CDS encoding heavy metal transporter: MFVLEVSGMGCGSCVNKITKAIQAADGDAKVIVDRAAGTVSVQSNIEAERVGALVQALGYPTKVSR, translated from the coding sequence ATGTTCGTTTTGGAAGTTTCCGGTATGGGATGTGGCAGTTGTGTCAACAAGATCACCAAGGCCATCCAGGCTGCCGATGGCGACGCGAAGGTGATCGTTGATCGTGCTGCCGGTACAGTGAGTGTCCAAAGCAACATCGAGGCGGAACGCGTCGGTGCACTGGTCCAGGCGCTTGGTTACCCAACCAAAGTCAGTCGCTAA
- a CDS encoding heavy metal translocating P-type ATPase, with the protein MATCHRHYSYLILLLCPLTQLFGHNHGGYSHQKGENSSKPDNKGNYFMHTESCQHDHDHDHDHDHSHPHEQPDGSQRDLVCGMTVPPDSRYFELYEGRTYRFCSEKCLTKFRAAPVHYLSPPQDQEHAGHLHSAAPQPSNAADAEYTCPMHPQIRQRGPGSCPICGMALEPVIPELEEDENPELKDFSRRFWWTLPLTVIVTVLAMTAHQLQLLHGATQNWVELILATPVTLWAGWPFFVRGVASIRNRSPNMWTLIGLGTAAAYLYSVAATVFPQVFPTTFMQDGRIGVYFEAAAVIISLTLLGQMLELKARSQTSAAIKSLLGLAPKTARRIGADGQEEDIPLTHVHTGDHLRVRPGEKVPVDGVVLEGESAIDESMLTGEPVPVMKKAGDALIGATLNTHGSLVMAAQKVGAETVLSQIVQMVARAQRSKAPMQRMADTVAGYFVMGVILVALVTLFGWGLFGPEPGWVFGLINAVAVLIIACPCALGLATPMSIMVATGKAASSGVLFRDASAIENLCKIDTLIVDKTGTLTEGRPVFHSVVGTGQFMPPEVLRLAASLDQGSEHPLAHAIVDHARAHGHSLSKPEAFESGSGIGVRGQVNGKRLQLGNTTLMEEAGLDTSPLRDRAEQLRLEGMSIMYLAVDGVLAGLLAVSDPVKPTSKEAVTRLQAEDVKVIMATGDGLTTARAVAKQLGIEEVHGEVKPEDKEQLVALLQGDKRRVAMAGDGINDAPALARADVGIAMGTGTDVAMNSSQLTLVKGDLMGILRARTLSVATVKNMRQNLGFAFFYNAMGIPLAAGLFYPLTGHLLSPMIAALAMSVSSASVVFNALRLKRVVTD; encoded by the coding sequence ATGGCCACCTGTCACAGGCACTACAGTTATTTAATTTTGTTGCTCTGTCCGCTGACGCAACTCTTCGGGCACAACCATGGCGGGTATTCTCACCAGAAGGGTGAAAACTCGTCCAAACCGGACAACAAAGGGAACTACTTCATGCACACCGAATCGTGCCAGCATGACCATGACCATGACCATGACCATGACCACTCGCACCCGCATGAGCAACCGGATGGTAGTCAGCGCGATTTGGTATGCGGTATGACGGTGCCACCGGATAGTCGCTACTTCGAGCTATACGAGGGAAGGACATACCGCTTCTGCAGTGAAAAGTGCCTGACGAAATTCCGCGCAGCGCCTGTGCATTATCTTAGCCCTCCCCAGGACCAAGAACACGCGGGCCATCTCCACTCGGCTGCCCCGCAGCCAAGCAACGCGGCGGACGCCGAATACACTTGCCCGATGCATCCCCAAATCCGCCAGCGTGGGCCGGGCAGTTGCCCAATCTGTGGCATGGCCCTAGAGCCGGTAATACCGGAGCTTGAGGAAGACGAGAACCCGGAACTCAAGGACTTCTCCCGCCGCTTCTGGTGGACCTTGCCCCTGACGGTCATCGTGACCGTGTTGGCCATGACTGCCCACCAACTCCAATTGCTGCATGGTGCCACACAGAATTGGGTGGAGTTGATTCTGGCCACTCCCGTGACACTATGGGCTGGCTGGCCGTTTTTCGTGCGTGGGGTCGCATCGATTCGTAATCGCAGCCCGAATATGTGGACCCTGATAGGTTTGGGAACGGCTGCGGCGTACCTATACAGCGTTGCGGCCACAGTGTTCCCGCAGGTTTTCCCGACGACTTTCATGCAGGATGGCCGCATCGGTGTCTACTTCGAAGCGGCTGCAGTCATCATCTCATTAACGTTGCTCGGCCAAATGCTCGAGCTCAAGGCGCGCTCACAAACCTCCGCCGCCATCAAGTCGCTCCTGGGTCTTGCCCCCAAGACGGCCCGTCGCATCGGGGCCGATGGTCAGGAGGAAGATATTCCGCTCACCCACGTGCATACGGGCGACCACCTGCGCGTTCGCCCTGGCGAGAAGGTGCCGGTCGACGGGGTGGTCCTGGAAGGCGAAAGTGCTATCGATGAATCCATGCTGACAGGCGAGCCCGTGCCAGTGATGAAGAAAGCTGGGGATGCACTCATCGGTGCCACGCTGAATACCCACGGCAGCCTTGTGATGGCGGCGCAGAAGGTCGGCGCCGAGACAGTGCTCTCGCAAATCGTGCAGATGGTCGCGCGGGCTCAGCGCTCGAAAGCCCCGATGCAGCGGATGGCGGACACCGTGGCCGGCTATTTCGTCATGGGGGTGATTCTGGTCGCGCTGGTCACGCTCTTCGGCTGGGGGCTTTTCGGACCGGAGCCTGGCTGGGTCTTCGGCCTGATCAATGCGGTCGCGGTCCTGATCATTGCCTGCCCCTGCGCGCTCGGCCTAGCCACTCCCATGTCGATCATGGTCGCTACCGGGAAGGCTGCCAGCAGTGGCGTGCTCTTCCGAGACGCCAGTGCTATCGAGAACCTCTGCAAGATCGACACGCTGATCGTCGACAAGACCGGGACCCTCACCGAGGGCCGGCCAGTGTTTCATAGCGTGGTCGGTACCGGGCAGTTCATGCCACCCGAAGTCTTGCGCCTTGCCGCCAGCCTGGACCAAGGCAGCGAGCATCCGCTGGCACATGCGATTGTCGATCATGCGCGAGCGCATGGACACAGCTTGTCCAAGCCAGAGGCGTTTGAGTCGGGCTCTGGGATCGGTGTACGTGGCCAGGTGAACGGCAAACGGCTGCAGCTTGGCAACACGACCTTGATGGAAGAGGCTGGCCTCGACACCAGTCCGTTGCGAGACCGCGCCGAGCAGCTGCGTCTGGAAGGCATGAGTATCATGTACTTGGCCGTCGATGGCGTGCTCGCTGGCCTGCTAGCGGTGTCCGATCCGGTCAAACCCACCTCCAAGGAGGCGGTAACCCGGCTACAGGCAGAAGATGTGAAGGTCATCATGGCCACCGGCGACGGCCTGACTACGGCACGTGCGGTCGCGAAACAACTCGGCATCGAGGAAGTCCACGGAGAAGTGAAACCCGAGGACAAGGAGCAACTGGTGGCGCTCCTGCAGGGCGATAAGCGCCGGGTTGCCATGGCAGGAGATGGGATCAACGATGCCCCTGCGCTGGCCCGGGCTGATGTCGGGATCGCCATGGGAACTGGCACCGATGTTGCCATGAACAGCTCCCAGTTGACGCTGGTCAAGGGCGACCTGATGGGCATCCTGCGGGCCAGAACACTATCCGTGGCCACGGTGAAGAACATGCGTCAAAACTTGGGCTTCGCATTCTTCTACAACGCTATGGGCATACCGCTGGCGGCAGGTTTGTTCTACCCGCTTACCGGCCATCTATTGTCACCGATGATTGCGGCATTGGCCATGAGCGTAAGTTCGGCTTCCGTGGTATTCAACGCACTGCGGCTGAAGCGCGTAGTCACAGACTGA
- a CDS encoding transcriptional regulator, translated as MLILLLHQWLPFDNALAALYPGEGVPKPLEEYDAGSRWGTPSMLSCLDGLYLLDPFYQACQEGLPSGL; from the coding sequence TTGCTGATCCTGCTGCTGCACCAGTGGTTGCCCTTCGACAATGCGCTGGCTGCCTTGTACCCCGGCGAGGGAGTGCCCAAGCCGCTGGAGGAGTACGACGCCGGCTCCCGGTGGGGAACGCCGTCCATGCTTTCCTGCCTGGACGGCCTATACTTGCTCGACCCCTTCTACCAGGCCTGTCAGGAAGGCCTGCCCAGTGGGCTGTAA
- a CDS encoding ATP-binding protein produces MTGRLTQSDPDAPVDEHTGRNEFDSYRGPLEYSLKELLENSLTHARREGRGDAAVWLTCQFYPKLNLVRMAIVDNGCGFLATLRNHPELHDRTHLHAIEAALKPRVSCNRGAMAQILGSENQGIGLTTTAKIADAAGGGLIIVSGNGIHDTKRRQSQELHDALWNGVSIAFSCTRELLPTISISDLLPKDDAGQVDDDLDLDLNFR; encoded by the coding sequence ATTACGGGAAGGTTGACTCAATCGGACCCGGATGCCCCAGTCGACGAGCACACGGGACGGAATGAGTTTGACTCCTACCGGGGCCCTCTGGAGTATTCGCTCAAGGAGCTATTGGAAAACTCGCTTACTCACGCCCGCAGAGAGGGACGTGGTGACGCCGCCGTTTGGCTGACCTGTCAGTTTTATCCAAAATTGAACCTTGTACGCATGGCCATCGTCGATAATGGGTGTGGGTTTCTCGCGACACTGAGGAATCACCCTGAGCTTCATGACCGCACGCATTTGCACGCGATCGAGGCGGCACTCAAACCGCGAGTGAGCTGCAACCGGGGTGCGATGGCCCAGATCCTGGGTAGCGAGAACCAAGGTATCGGGTTAACAACTACCGCAAAAATTGCAGACGCGGCGGGCGGTGGTTTGATCATCGTGAGCGGCAATGGCATACATGACACAAAGCGTCGGCAGTCTCAGGAGCTGCATGATGCGCTGTGGAATGGTGTATCGATCGCGTTTAGCTGTACCCGTGAGCTGCTGCCCACCATTTCGATCAGTGACTTGCTGCCGAAGGACGATGCAGGACAGGTTGACGACGATCTCGACCTAGATCTGAATTTCCGCTAG
- a CDS encoding DUF4325 domain-containing protein has product MQTQIRLSRDSSIRTYGMRASAIPYRTEIERSLSSGESVVIDFAGNDVTQSFVDELIGALILKEGRQVVSRLAFENCTNDVKGIIKFVVHDRVRQLQKMPA; this is encoded by the coding sequence ATGCAAACTCAAATTCGATTAAGTAGGGATAGTTCTATCCGAACGTACGGAATGCGAGCTTCAGCGATCCCCTACCGTACCGAAATCGAACGCTCGCTCAGCAGTGGTGAGAGCGTTGTCATAGATTTCGCTGGGAACGATGTCACTCAGTCCTTCGTCGACGAGTTGATCGGGGCGCTGATTCTGAAGGAGGGTCGCCAGGTGGTATCGCGCCTTGCCTTTGAAAACTGCACCAACGATGTCAAAGGAATCATTAAATTTGTGGTCCATGATCGAGTTCGACAGCTGCAAAAAATGCCCGCGTGA
- a CDS encoding IS256 family transposase, whose translation MTKPTIALTELVEKGADADLLKQMIQFVAQRMMEFDVEGLCGAGFDVKSPDRTNSRNGYRDRLWQTRAGDVDLKIPKLRQGSYFPGFLEPRRTAEKAMAAVIQEAYIQGVSTRSVDELVKAMGMTGISKSQVSRLAGEIDERVHAFLDRPLEGDWPYLWIDATYVKVREAGRIVSVAVIIAVAVNTDGGREVLGMRVGPSEAEPFWTDFLRSLTRRGLRGVKLVISDAHEGLKAAVSKVFNATWQRCRVHFMRNAMAHVGKGQRTMVAALLRTVFAQDSRAECHQQWRLVADQLREKYPKIATLMDGCEDEVLAHMAFPKAHRQQLHSTNPLERLNAEIKRRTDVVGIFPNDPAITRLVGAMLLEQNDEWCLQRRYMQLEAFEAVSDNPQAKLSAVIN comes from the coding sequence ATGACCAAGCCCACTATCGCATTGACCGAGTTGGTTGAGAAAGGGGCAGACGCTGATCTGCTCAAGCAAATGATCCAGTTCGTTGCCCAGCGCATGATGGAGTTCGACGTCGAAGGCCTGTGCGGCGCGGGCTTCGATGTCAAAAGCCCAGACCGGACAAATAGCCGTAATGGCTACCGCGATCGTCTTTGGCAAACCCGCGCAGGCGACGTCGACCTTAAGATTCCCAAGCTGCGCCAAGGCAGCTATTTCCCTGGTTTCCTTGAACCTCGACGCACCGCTGAGAAAGCCATGGCGGCAGTCATCCAGGAGGCCTACATCCAAGGCGTTTCAACACGCTCAGTGGACGAGCTGGTCAAAGCCATGGGCATGACCGGCATCTCCAAAAGCCAGGTCTCACGGCTAGCTGGTGAGATCGATGAGCGCGTTCACGCCTTCCTTGACCGCCCGCTTGAGGGCGACTGGCCCTATCTCTGGATCGATGCCACCTACGTCAAAGTGCGGGAGGCCGGACGCATCGTCTCGGTCGCCGTAATAATCGCCGTGGCCGTGAACACCGACGGTGGCCGCGAAGTCCTGGGCATGCGGGTTGGGCCGTCAGAGGCTGAGCCGTTCTGGACAGACTTCCTGCGCAGCCTCACGCGACGTGGCTTGCGGGGCGTGAAACTGGTCATCTCCGACGCCCACGAAGGGCTCAAGGCGGCTGTTTCCAAGGTCTTCAACGCGACCTGGCAGCGCTGCCGTGTGCATTTCATGCGTAATGCCATGGCCCACGTCGGCAAAGGTCAGCGCACCATGGTGGCGGCCCTACTGCGCACAGTCTTCGCCCAGGACAGCCGTGCCGAATGCCATCAGCAATGGCGTTTGGTCGCTGATCAGCTACGCGAAAAATACCCCAAGATCGCGACACTCATGGACGGCTGCGAGGATGAAGTGCTGGCTCACATGGCGTTTCCAAAAGCGCACCGACAGCAATTACACAGCACCAATCCACTGGAGCGGCTTAACGCGGAGATCAAACGCCGCACCGACGTCGTAGGCATCTTTCCCAACGATCCTGCAATCACACGGCTGGTAGGCGCGATGCTGCTGGAGCAGAACGACGAGTGGTGCCTGCAACGGCGTTACATGCAGTTGGAGGCCTTTGAGGCAGTCAGCGATAATCCACAGGCCAAGCTGTCGGCCGTGATCAACTAA